The Montipora capricornis isolate CH-2021 chromosome 3, ASM3666992v2, whole genome shotgun sequence genome window below encodes:
- the LOC138043821 gene encoding tetratricopeptide repeat protein 28-like: MADRKVDVLEQHMQELSVARKNKNKLGEGLACFNLGNYYHGAADFNQAMRNYAEGLAIFKEGGFLTAEGEDYEILGNAYHNRGNFKQAIEYHNQYLSIAKEKGDRAAEGSAYGNLGSAYHRLGNIKQAIDYHNQHLSIAKEVGDRAEEGTAYGDLGNAYYSLGNFKQAIEYHNQYLSIAKEVGDRVAEGSGYGNLGNAYHRLGNFKEAIDYHNQHLSIAKEVRDRAGEGSAYGNLGNAYICLGNFKQAVEYLNQHLSIAKEVGDRVGEGNAYCNLGNAHHSLGNFEQAIEYQKQHLSIVKEIGDRVGEGSGYGNLGNTYQRFGNYKQAIEYYNQHLSIAKAVGDKAGEGSAYGNLGNAYQSFGNFKQAIEYHNEHLIITKEVGDRAGEGSAYGNLGIAYDSLGNFKQAIEYHNQHLTIAKEVGNRAGEGRAYGNLGIAYGNLGNFKQALEYHNQHLSILKDAGDRAGEGKAYGNLGNAYHSLGNFRQAIEYHNQCLIIAKEVGDKAGEGSANSNLGNAYVRLGNFKQAIKHHNQLLSIAKEVGDRAGEGKAYGNLGIAYDRLGNFKQAIEYHNRRLSIAKEVGDWAGEGRAYCNLGNAYDSLGNFKQAIEYHNQHLNVSKEVGDRAGEGRAYCNIGNAYDSLGNFKQAIEYHRQHLSIAKEVGDRAGEGNAYGNLGHAYHNLGNFKQAIEYHHQHLSIAKDVGDRAGEGGAYGNLGNAYHNLGNFKQAIEYHNQVLSIEKEVGDRAGEGSTYGNLGNAYQSLGILKQAIEFHKQRLTIAKEVGDRAGEGSAYCNLGNACHSLGSFKHAIEYHNQHLSIAKEAGDRAREGRAYGNLGNAYLSLGNFKLAIEYCNLDLSIAKEVGDRAGEGGAYGNLGVAYYRMGDLQNALLFNEQQLSICKETGEPIGQASACKKIGDVHKVLDSLSKALNYYRLSIHYFDETRRLLQSEDAWKISFRDKNQFAYTSLWTALLKNGEVDEALYAAEQGRAQALVDILKMRYGVDEKPSSVVTIKEAIPFVIEDLRSQTVFIALEGNTISFWLLREDTGVNFRQKEIENGSANSLMKSTLKQISAGTFVRCENRSLGKQPSDFSCSREAVEETVQSLSFSVNSLQPLYDVLVSPIADLIQGDDLVFVPDGPFCLAPFSALSDCVRIRAIPSLTALKVIASAPDDFQSKNEALLVGDPCLKEVTYSNGEPLCEQLPGAKKEVDMIGKLLQTTPLTGKNATKAEVLKRMKSVALIHIAAHGDPEFGEIALAPNPERTSQIPEKADYMLTLRDVYAVHLQARLVVLSCCHSGQGEVKSEGVVGIARAFLCAGARSVLVSLWAIDDDATLMFMKSFYRHLADRKSASTALHHAMKSLQETKNYSAIKYWAPFVLIGDDVTFEFGQHKHEKNETMSKT, encoded by the exons ATGGCGGATAGAAAGGTGGACGTTTTGGAGCAGCACATGCAAGAGCTTAGTGTTgcaagaaagaacaaaaacaaactaggGGAAGGTTTGGCTTGTTTCAATCTTGGTAATTACTATCATGGCGCAGCTGACTTTAATCAGGCCATGAGAAATTACGCAGAAGGTTTAGCCATTTTTAAAGAAGGAGGTTTTCTGACCGCAGAAGGAGAAGACTATGAAattctcggcaacgcttatcacaaccgtggcaattttaagcaagccatagagtaccacaatcaatatcttagtattgcaaaagaaaaaggggACAGGGCTGCAGAAGGAAgtgcctatggcaatcttggcagTGCTTATCACAGGCTTGGCAAtattaagcaagccatagactaccacaatcaacatcttagtattgcaaaagaagtaggggacagagCCGAAGAAGGAACTGCCTATGGCGATCTCGGTAACGCTTATTACAGCcttggcaattttaagcaagccatagagtaccacaatcaatatcttagtattgcgaaagaagtaggggacagggtTGCAGAAGGAAGTggctatggcaatctcggcaacgcttatcacaggcTTGgaaattttaaggaagccatagactaccacaatcaacatcttagtattgcaaaagaagtgcgggacagggccggagaaggaagtgcctatggcaatctcggcaacgcttatatatgccttggcaattttaagcaagccgtAGAGTACctcaatcaacatcttagtattgcaaaagaagtaggggacagggtCGGAGAAGGAAatgcttattgcaatctcggtaACGCTCATCACAGCCTTGGCAATTTtgagcaagccatagagtaccaaaagcaacatcttagtattgtaaAAGAAATAGGGGACAGGGTTGGAGAAGGAAGTGgctatggcaatcttggcaacACTTATCAAAGGTTTGGCAACtataagcaagccatagagtactacaatcaacatcttagtattgcaaaagcaGTAGGGGACAAGGCAGGAGAAGGAagtgcctatggcaatctcggcaacgcttatcaaagtttTGGCAactttaagcaagccatagagtaccacaatgaGCATCTGATTATtacaaaagaagtaggggacagggctggagaaggaagtGCCTATGGCAATCTAGGCAttgcttatgacagtcttggcaattttaagcaGGCCAtcgagtaccacaatcaacatcttactattgcgaaagaagtagggaacagggccggagaaggaagagcatatggtaatctcggcattgcgtatggcaatcttggcaattttaagcaagccctagagtaccacaatcaacatcttagtattttGAAAGACgcaggggacagggccggagaaggaaaagcctatggcaatctcggcaacgcttatcacagccTTGGCAATTTTaggcaagccatagagtaccacaatcaatgtcttattattgcaaaagaagtaggggacaagGCAGGAGAAGGCAGTGCCAAtagcaatctcggcaacgcttatgtaagacttggcaattttaagcaagccataaaGCACCACAACCAActtcttagtattgcaaaagaagtaggggatagggctggagaaggaaaagcctatggTAATCTTGGCATCGCTTATGACAGACTtggtaattttaagcaagccatagagtaccacaatcgacgtcttagtattgcaaaagaagtaggggactgggccggagaaggaagagcctattgcaatctcggcaacgcttatgacagtctcggcaattttaagcaagccatagagtaccacaatcaacatcttaatgtttcaaaagaagtaggggacagggccggagaaggaagagcctattgcaatattggcaacgcttatgacagtctcggcaattttaagcaagccatagagtaccacagacaacatcttagtattgcaaaagaagtaggggacagggctggagaaggaaatgcctatggcaatctcggtcATGCTTATCACAACcttggcaattttaagcaagccatagagtaccaccatcaacatctaagtattgcaaaagatgtaggggacagggctggtgaaggaggagcctatggcaatctcggcaacgcttatcacaaccttggcaattttaagcaagccatagagtaccacaatcaagttCTTAGTATTGAGAAGGAAGTgggggacagggctggagaaggaagtacctatggcaatctcggcaacgcttatcaaagtcttggcattttaaagcaagccatagagttcCACAAACAACGTCTTacaattgcaaaagaagtaggtgacagggccggagaaggaagtgcctactgcaatctcggcaacgcttgtCACAGTCTTGGCAGTTTTAAGCATGCCATAGAGTatcacaatcaacatcttagtattgcaaaggAAGCAGGGGACAGGGCcagagaaggaagagcctatggcaatctcggcaacgcttatctgaGCCTTGGCAATTTTAAGCTAGCGATAGAGTATTGCAATctagatcttagtattgcaaaagaagtaggggacagggccggagaagggggagcttatggcaatcttggcGTTGCTTATTACCGTATGGGTGACCTTCAAAATGCGCTTCTCTTTAACGAACAACAGCTTAGCATTTGCAAGGAAACTGGGGAACCAATAGGGCAGGCAAGCGCATGTAAGAAGATCGGCGATGTTCATAAAGTTTTAGACTCCTTGAGCAAAGCTCTCAATTATTATCGCTTAAGCATTcattattttgatgaaacaaggcgtcttcttcagtcagaggatgcttggaaaataagctttcgtgacaAAAATCAGTTTGCATACACCTCTCTGTGGACAGCACTCTTGAAGAATGGAGAAGTTGATGaggctttgtatgctgctgagcaaggacgagcacaggctttggTAGACATTTTGAAGATGCGATATGGTGTTGATGAGAAACCTTCCTCGGTAGTTACGATTAAGGAAGCTATCCCTTTTGTAATTGAAGATCTACgttcacaaactgttttcatagCACTTGAGGGGAACACgatcagcttctggttgctAAGAGAAGATACCGGAGtaaattttagacaaaaggaaattgaaaatgGAAGTGCCAACTCACTGATGAAAAGTACTTTGAAACAGATCAGTGCAGGGACCTTTGTACGATGTGAGAATCGTTCGCTTGGCAAACAACCCAGCGACTTCTCATGCAGTAGGGAAGCTGTTGAAGAAACCGTTCAGTCCTTGAGCTTCTCTGTGAACTCTTTGCAGCCCTTGTATGATGTCCTAGTCAGTCCTATCGCAGACTTAATCCAGGGTGATGACTTagtctttgttcctgatggaccattttgcttggctcctttTTCTGCCCTGAGTGACTGTGTCAGGATCCGGGCAATTCCCTCGCTTACTGCTTTAAAAGTGATCGCTAGTGCACCTGACGACTTCCAAAGTAAGAATGAAGCGCTGCTTGTGGGCGATCCGTGCTTGAAGGAAGTCACTTACAGTAACGGTGAACCCCTCTGTGAACAGCTGCCAGGTGCAAAAAAAGAGGTGGATATGATTGGAAAACTTCTGCAGACCACgcctcttacaggaaaaaatgcaaccaaagctgaagtgctgaaaagaatgaagtcagttgctttaatccacattgctgcacatggaGATCCCgaatttggagaaattgctttggccccaaatcccgaACGCACATCCCAGATACCTGAAAAGGCAGATTACATGTTAACGTTAAGAGATGTTTATGCAGTTCATCTTCAGGCAAGACTTGTTGTGctgagttgctgtcatagtggccagggagaagtaaaatctgagggtgttgtgggaatagccagggctttcctgtgtgctggtgcccggtctgttctggtgtcactctgggcaatcgatGACGACGCAACTTTAATGTTCATGAAAAGTTTCTATCgacacttggcagatagaaaaagtgcaagtacagctcttcaccatgctatgaaatctcttcaggagacaaagaattattccgccataaaatactgggcgccatttgttctaattggcgatgatgtcacctttGAATTTGGGCAGCACAAAcacgaaaagaatg aaacgatgTCCAAAACGTAA